A DNA window from Oncorhynchus tshawytscha isolate Ot180627B linkage group LG13, Otsh_v2.0, whole genome shotgun sequence contains the following coding sequences:
- the LOC112266062 gene encoding homeodomain-interacting protein kinase 4-like: MRDIYSETEVYHTLDVVGKGTFGKVSKCWRGSDGELVAVKMMKMDVHRNRVIKNELKLISALSRNNLKTSHIVQFHEAFRDQTNHYLVFELLEKNLYQLQKENGFKPMAVRNIRTITCQMIKALAKLKELAIIHADLKPENIMIVDHCRHPFSVKLIDFGSASIFSEVHFVKEPYIQSRFYRSPEILLGLPFCEKVDMWSLGCVMSELFLGWPLYPGDSEFDQVRYICETQGLPQAHLLNMASKVHNFFKLTTNSRGENKWQLKPNKRRPPSGTEGRTQGKQLGSTDRRKYILSSLDQLETMEFTEHDPELRNEDVAAEVEDRRSMVQLLKRMLTLDSHQRILPNAALHHPFINMHHLRMYPDYNRYYEQSAQALREALIQDTAPEGDSCRSHHLNAERGQRFLYPREKEAHQSCPRVQNHHDHREGYPPSSEGLQGNNGVLSQQTPVPSVPQSPTALIEDLMESLCIVDEASLETTMGVWADKDVQCAFHPSSSVIPSDLQAGLQPSESIAFQETELDCPHLGSTSREEPESASMLSYFTRLCESQRLRQPVARSSRSDPTHRLSYTSVPQVDKAGEPIGFSFFSRDPTTQQDLAGPREQAGAKEAAHDYGLEDIQFLNFEPEGYTCHCGQWWPAWTTDPEVSSYLGYGPPACCSHTQQQCLHY; encoded by the exons ATGAGAGATATCTATTCTGAAACTGAAGTCTACCACACTTTGGATGTAGTGGGAAAGGGTACCTTCGGAAAAGTGTCAAAATGCTGGAGAGGGAGTGACGGAGAATTAGTGGCGGTAAAAATGATGAAAATGGATGTTCACAGAAATCGAGTGATAAAAAATGAATTAAAACTTATAAGTGCTCTTTCCCGGAATAATTTGAAGACAAGCCACATAGTTCAATTTCACGAGGCCTTCCGTGACCAAACGAACCATTACCTGGTTTTTGAACTATTGGAGAAGAACCTGTATCAGCTTCAGAAAGAGAATGGTTTCAAGCCGATGGCGGTCCGCAACATCAGGACCATCACGTGTCAGATGATAAAAGCACTAGCCAAACTGAAGGAACTCGCCATCATTCATGCTGATCTGAAACCGGAAAATATAATGATCGTGGATCATTGTCGCCATCCTTTCAGCGTAAAGTTGATTGATTTTGGTTCTGCAAGTATTTTCAGTGAAGTGCATTTTGTTAAGGAGCCATACATCCAATCCAG GTTCTATAGGTCTCCTGAAATCCTACTGGGCCTTCCATTCTGTGAGAAAGTGGACATGTGGTCTCTGGGTTGTGTGATGTCAGAGTTGTTCCTTGGATGGCCTCTGTATCCCGGCGATTCAGAGTTCGATCAAGTAAGGTACATCTGCGAGACGCAAGGACTACCGCAAGCCCATCTGCTCAACATGGCCAGCAAGGTTCACAATTTCTTCAAGCTCACCACCAACAGTCGAGGAGAGAATAAATGGCAGCTCAAGCCCAACAAGAGGCGTCCCCCCTCAGGCACAGAAGGCCGTACCCAGGGGAAGCAGCTGGGGTCGACAGATCGGAGGAAGtacatcctctcctccctggacCAGCTGGAGACCATGGAGTTCACGGAGCACGACCCAGAGCTCCGCAACGAAGACGTGGCAGCAGAAGTTGAGGACCGCCGGAGCATGGTGCAGCTCCTCAAGCGGATGTTAACCTTGGACTCCCACCAGAGGATCCTACCCAATGCAGCCTTACACCATCCTTTTATCAACATGCACCACTTACGCATGTACCCAGACTACAACCGCTACTATGAGCAGTCCGCTCAGGCTCTCCGTGAAGCCCTGATTCAGGATACAGCTCCAGAGGGAGACAGCTGTCGGTCTCACCATCTGAATGCAGAGAGGGGCCAGCGGTTCCTGTACCCCAGGGAGAAGGAGGCCCACCAGTCATGTCCACGGGTTCAAAATCACCATGACCACCGGGAGGGCTATCCACCATCCTCAGAGGGTTTACAAGGTAACAATGGGGTTCTCTCCCAGCAGACCCCAGTCCCCAGTGTGCCTCAGTCCCCCACAGCACTGATTGAAGACCTGATGGAGAGCTTGTGCATTGTGGATGAGGCCAGCCTGGAGACCACCATGGGGGTATGGGCGGACAAGGATGTCCAGTGTGCCTTCCATCCGTCCAGTTCTGTGATACCTTCAGATCTCCAAGCTGGCCTCCAACCAAGTGAAAGCATTGCCTTCCAGGAGACTGAGCTAGACTGTCCTCACTTAGGCTCCACCAGCAGAGAGGAACCAGAGAGTGCCTCCATGCTGTCCTATTTCACCAGGCTGTGTGAGAGCCAGCGCCTGAGGCAGCCAGTGGCCAGGTCCTCGCGGTCCGATCCTACCCACAGGTTGAGCTACACCTCTGTGCCCCAGGTGGACAAAGCAGGTGAGCCCATAGGCTTCAGTTTCTTTTCTAGGGACCCCACCACCCAACAGGACCTTGCAGGGCCCAGGGAGCAGGCAGGGGCAAAGGAGGCAGCCCATGATTATGGTTTGGAG GATATCCAGTTTCTCAATTTTGAACCTGAAGGCTACACCTGTCATTGTGGCCAATGGTGGCCGGCGTGGACCACGGACCCAGAGGTGTCCTCCTACCTGGGCTACGGCCCCCCAGCCTGCTGTAGCCATACACAGCAGCAATGCCTCCACTACTGA